From Mytilus galloprovincialis chromosome 9, xbMytGall1.hap1.1, whole genome shotgun sequence, the proteins below share one genomic window:
- the LOC143044790 gene encoding uncharacterized protein LOC143044790 isoform X1 → MGSSQLAILLVVLIRQVYSVCQNGDCGWKASCVNKSCECPVNYTIYSNQYDCVQNGCTQDDCLECDPQLECIRCSKFIDELTRECLDKCVGETKVISDGLLHGNVCKQTESTDSTELIIAVACGVAGGVILCIVVTLIFYCHYKHTRKKINLQQQKYKPQNMQLGNLTQIPVFDNKGFENDVLMGSSAIDNENYNKELQKLMPQAPTLLAILNNIRSRLRSMDLNDPRVPTYRGVIHQLCRVLVLLNKTDPRASIPSDAPGLLQWAQQMLEDYQMDVEDQHLSGGSDETPVSKISYIDVPIEQQKSHQYAVPQLNKATKEEERPVHHHQPFHHSQQSSLSHHSDTGYYSSTPVPVEYRSTTLPHAQINSSFTTFTSKKQKKHDPRLVRSSTNIAQYPRDNSQGYFANGRYYDPSPKPEVYAPASSYSDRDNKVMSTFLSDLPQDPGSSVSSSDSSLYVDAEENDNNDLDSLPEDEVLPFDPEEATDPVEV, encoded by the exons ATGGGAAGTTCACAATTAGCAATACTATTGGTGGTTCTTATTCGACAag TATACTCAGTATGTCAGAATGGAGACTGTGGATGGAAAGCTTCATGTGTGAACAAAAGTTGTGAATGTCCTGTCAACTATACAATATACTCAAACCAGTATGATTGTGTACAAA ATGGTTGCACACAAGATGATTGTTTAGAATGTGATCCCCAGTTAGAATGTATCAG atGTTCCAAGTTTATAGATGAATTGACAAGAGAATGTTTAGATAAATGTGTGGGTGAAACAAAAGTTATCAGTGATGGGCTGCTGCACGGAAATGTTTGTAAAC AGACAGAATCTACAGACAGTACAGAGTTAATAATAGCTGTTGCATGTGGTGTAGCAGGAGGTGTAATACTATGTATAGTAGTCACATTGATATTCTACTGTCATTATAAACATACAAG AAAGAAGATAAACCTCCAGCAGCAGAAGTATAAACCGCAAAATATGCAATTAGGAAATCTAACACAG ATACCTGTGTTTGACAATAAAGGCTTTG AGAATGATGTTTTGATGGGATCCAGTGCAATAGATAATGAAAACTACAACAAAGAACTACAAAAACTGATGCCACAAGCACCAACCTTATTAGCAATACTTAACAATATCAGATCTCGTCTCCGTTCCATGGATTTGAATGATCCACGTGTTCCTACTTACAG AGGTGTAATTCACCAGCTGTGTAGAGTATTGGTGCTATTAAACAAAACAGACCCTAGAGCCAGTATTCCATCAGATGCCCCAGGACTACTTCAATGGGCCCAACAAATGTTAGAAGACTACCAGATGGATGTAGag gaTCAGCATCTGTCTGGAGGGTCAGACGAGACACCCGTCAGCAAGATCTCTTACATAGATGTTCCTATTGAGCAACAGAAATCTCACCAATATGCCGTGCCCCAACTCAACAAAGCAACAAAAGAGGAGGAGCGACCCGTCCATCATCATCAACCATTTCATCATAGTCAACAAAGTTCCCTGTCTCACCATTCTGATACTGGGTATTATAGCAGTACTCCCGTCCCTGTGGAATATCGCAGCACCACTCTACCGCATGCACAGATCAATTCATCATTCACCACATTCACTTCCAAAAAACAGAAAAAGCATGATCCTCGGCTTGTTCGTAGCTCTACTAATATTGCGCAATACCCCAGGGACAATTCACAGGGTTATTTTGCTAATGGACGGTATTATGATCCTTCACCGAAACCTGAAGTTTATGCACCTGCAAGTTCTTACAGTGATCGTGACAATAAGGTCATGTCCACATTTCTTTCAGATCTTCCACAGGACCCAGGTTCTAGTGTGTCATCATCAGATAGCTCATTATATGTTGA TGCTGAAGAAAATGATAACAATGACCTTGACAGTTTACCAGAAGACGAGGTATTACCATTCGATCCTGAGGAAGCAACAGATCCTGTGGAGGTTTGA
- the LOC143044790 gene encoding uncharacterized protein LOC143044790 isoform X2, with the protein MGSSQLAILLVVLIRQVYSVCQNGDCGWKASCVNKSCECPVNYTIYSNQYDCVQNGCTQDDCLECDPQLECIRCSKFIDELTRECLDKCVGETKVISDGLLHGNVCKQTESTDSTELIIAVACGVAGGVILCIVVTLIFYCHYKHTRKKINLQQQKYKPQNMQLGNLTQIPVFDNKGFENDVLMGSSAIDNENYNKELQKLMPQAPTLLAILNNIRSRLRSMDLNDPRVPTYRGVIHQLCRVLVLLNKTDPRASIPSDAPGLLQWAQQMLEDYQMDVEDQHLSGGSDETPVSKISYIDVPIEQQKSHQYAVPQLNKATKEEERPVHHHQPFHHSQQSSLSHHSDTGAEENDNNDLDSLPEDEVLPFDPEEATDPVEV; encoded by the exons ATGGGAAGTTCACAATTAGCAATACTATTGGTGGTTCTTATTCGACAag TATACTCAGTATGTCAGAATGGAGACTGTGGATGGAAAGCTTCATGTGTGAACAAAAGTTGTGAATGTCCTGTCAACTATACAATATACTCAAACCAGTATGATTGTGTACAAA ATGGTTGCACACAAGATGATTGTTTAGAATGTGATCCCCAGTTAGAATGTATCAG atGTTCCAAGTTTATAGATGAATTGACAAGAGAATGTTTAGATAAATGTGTGGGTGAAACAAAAGTTATCAGTGATGGGCTGCTGCACGGAAATGTTTGTAAAC AGACAGAATCTACAGACAGTACAGAGTTAATAATAGCTGTTGCATGTGGTGTAGCAGGAGGTGTAATACTATGTATAGTAGTCACATTGATATTCTACTGTCATTATAAACATACAAG AAAGAAGATAAACCTCCAGCAGCAGAAGTATAAACCGCAAAATATGCAATTAGGAAATCTAACACAG ATACCTGTGTTTGACAATAAAGGCTTTG AGAATGATGTTTTGATGGGATCCAGTGCAATAGATAATGAAAACTACAACAAAGAACTACAAAAACTGATGCCACAAGCACCAACCTTATTAGCAATACTTAACAATATCAGATCTCGTCTCCGTTCCATGGATTTGAATGATCCACGTGTTCCTACTTACAG AGGTGTAATTCACCAGCTGTGTAGAGTATTGGTGCTATTAAACAAAACAGACCCTAGAGCCAGTATTCCATCAGATGCCCCAGGACTACTTCAATGGGCCCAACAAATGTTAGAAGACTACCAGATGGATGTAGag gaTCAGCATCTGTCTGGAGGGTCAGACGAGACACCCGTCAGCAAGATCTCTTACATAGATGTTCCTATTGAGCAACAGAAATCTCACCAATATGCCGTGCCCCAACTCAACAAAGCAACAAAAGAGGAGGAGCGACCCGTCCATCATCATCAACCATTTCATCATAGTCAACAAAGTTCCCTGTCTCACCATTCTGATACTGG TGCTGAAGAAAATGATAACAATGACCTTGACAGTTTACCAGAAGACGAGGTATTACCATTCGATCCTGAGGAAGCAACAGATCCTGTGGAGGTTTGA